In Candidatus Epulonipiscium viviparus, one DNA window encodes the following:
- the deoC gene encoding deoxyribose-phosphate aldolase yields the protein MKLTIQELAKMIDHTILAAYATDDMLKEHCEIAKQYNFKTVAINNAPVSLCKKFLEGTDVLCDAAVSFPLGQCTIETKVFETIDIIEKGAGEVDYVVNIGKIKSGDWAYIEDEMQRIVTECNKRNVTSKVIFETCYLTDDEKRKLCEVALKVKPTFIKTSTGFGTGGATIEDIKLMKECVGDNLKIKASGGVRTTEQALAMIEAGASRIGTSNGVAIVDGYKDMQ from the coding sequence ATGAAATTAACAATCCAAGAACTAGCCAAAATGATTGATCATACAATATTAGCTGCATATGCGACAGATGATATGTTAAAAGAACACTGTGAAATTGCTAAGCAATATAACTTTAAAACAGTTGCTATTAACAATGCCCCTGTGTCTCTTTGCAAAAAATTTTTAGAAGGTACAGATGTGCTTTGCGATGCTGCAGTAAGTTTTCCTCTTGGTCAATGTACAATCGAGACCAAAGTATTTGAAACAATTGATATTATCGAAAAAGGTGCTGGCGAAGTCGATTACGTGGTAAATATAGGAAAAATCAAGTCAGGAGATTGGGCCTATATAGAAGATGAAATGCAAAGAATTGTTACAGAATGTAATAAAAGAAATGTTACCAGCAAAGTTATATTCGAAACTTGCTATTTAACCGATGATGAAAAAAGAAAACTTTGTGAAGTCGCGCTTAAAGTTAAACCTACTTTTATTAAAACCTCTACCGGCTTTGGTACAGGAGGTGCAACAATAGAAGATATCAAGCTTATGAAAGAATGTGTTGGAGATAACCTTAAAATTAAGGCATCTGGTGGAGTTCGTACTACCGAGCAAGCACTTGCTATGATTGAAGCTGGTGCAAGCAGAATTGGAACTAGCAATGGTGTTGCTATCGTGGATGGATATAAAGACATGCAATAA
- a CDS encoding sugar ABC transporter ATP-binding protein, with the protein MLLNSKGVNTLICLKMLDITKEYPGVKALKGVQFKLRKGSVHALMGENGAGKSTLMKILCGVETPTEGKIILDGKEVVITDVKTGIDLGISMIHQELSPVLEMTVAENIFLGREITKGFPKRVDHKTMNQHAKTLLKTQVGIDLDPTRKMKQLSVAQMQMVEIVKAISQQANIIIMDEPTSSITELEVKKLFALIRKLTAEGRSIIYISHKMEEIFQISDEITVFRDGEYIGTDLSANLNDAKLIKMMVGRELNEIYPKEEIPLTDVILQTKNLSKAGKFQDISFSLKRGEILGFAGLVGAGRTELAEAIFGFCPADSGEILINDNLTIINSPADAIKHKIAFISEDRKQIGLNLIASIKDNITLANLEKYCAASIVINKRLERQITKEYSKKLNIKMTSIDMAVSKLSGGNQQKVILAKWISCNPDIIILDEPTRGIDIGAKAEIYKIMVELAKEGKAIIMITSELPEAIGMSDRIIVLANGKATGVFNRDEFDQEKILMCASGLRKEEI; encoded by the coding sequence TTGCTACTTAATTCGAAAGGGGTAAATACATTGATATGCTTAAAAATGCTAGATATTACAAAGGAATATCCTGGAGTTAAAGCGTTAAAAGGTGTGCAATTTAAATTGCGTAAAGGTAGTGTGCATGCATTGATGGGCGAAAATGGCGCTGGAAAATCCACTCTTATGAAAATTTTATGTGGTGTAGAAACTCCTACAGAAGGTAAAATCATTTTAGATGGAAAAGAAGTTGTGATCACTGATGTTAAAACGGGAATAGATCTTGGTATTTCCATGATACATCAAGAATTATCTCCTGTATTAGAAATGACTGTTGCAGAAAATATTTTCCTAGGTCGAGAAATCACCAAAGGATTTCCAAAACGAGTTGATCATAAAACAATGAACCAGCATGCAAAAACATTATTAAAAACACAGGTTGGGATAGATCTTGACCCTACTCGCAAAATGAAACAATTGAGTGTTGCCCAAATGCAAATGGTTGAGATCGTTAAAGCTATTTCTCAGCAAGCAAATATTATTATCATGGATGAGCCAACATCATCAATTACCGAATTAGAAGTAAAAAAACTATTTGCATTAATTCGTAAACTAACTGCCGAGGGCAGATCTATTATCTACATATCACATAAAATGGAAGAAATTTTTCAAATATCAGACGAAATCACTGTCTTTAGAGATGGAGAATACATTGGTACAGATTTAAGCGCTAATTTAAATGATGCTAAATTAATTAAGATGATGGTTGGTCGTGAATTAAATGAAATTTATCCCAAAGAAGAAATCCCTCTCACAGACGTTATATTGCAAACAAAAAATTTATCTAAAGCAGGTAAATTTCAAGACATTTCATTTTCACTAAAACGAGGTGAAATTTTAGGATTTGCAGGACTTGTCGGTGCAGGTAGAACAGAGTTAGCAGAAGCTATATTTGGATTTTGTCCTGCAGATAGTGGAGAAATTTTGATTAACGATAATCTAACTATCATTAATAGTCCAGCAGATGCGATCAAACACAAAATAGCATTTATTTCTGAAGATCGAAAACAAATCGGTCTAAATTTAATTGCTTCTATCAAAGACAATATAACATTGGCAAATTTAGAAAAATACTGTGCTGCAAGTATTGTCATCAACAAGCGATTGGAACGTCAGATAACCAAAGAATATTCCAAAAAACTTAACATTAAAATGACTTCTATTGATATGGCAGTGAGCAAATTAAGCGGAGGTAATCAGCAAAAGGTTATTTTAGCAAAATGGATTTCCTGTAACCCAGATATAATTATCTTAGATGAGCCCACTCGTGGAATTGATATTGGTGCAAAAGCAGAAATTTATAAAATTATGGTTGAGCTTGCCAAAGAAGGTAAGGCTATTATTATGATTACCTCTGAATTACCAGAAGCAATAGGAATGAGTGATAGAATCATTGTTTTGGCTAATGGAAAAGCAACAGGCGTATTTAATCGAGATGAGTTTGACCAAGAAAAAATATTGATGTGTGCATCCGGGTTGCGAAAGGAGGAAATTTAA
- a CDS encoding PTS galactitol transporter subunit IIC produces MFDWFLAGFNAFIDLGAAVMMPIIFFILGLIVKVKPSTALKSGLLMGVGFEGIGVMVGLMLDGLSPAANAIVDRLGLNLTVVDVGWPVAAQIGWGTAIVPFAVIGAIVINIIFLAFKWTRVVNIDLYNFNHFMIIGAIIYAGTGNLLAGIVCCLVVSTLALILGDKVADKIVEDTGVENVTYVNAFAGMQVPVAMAVNKIIEKIPKVRDINMSSAAINKRFGIVGEPIALGLIMGVILGIGAGFDINTILQLSIKISAAMVLLPKMVGILVEGLEPIKEAMKEMLKKKMPDRDIFLALDVGMMITDETLAVGILLIPVALLLAVILPGNKVLPLVDLSSLFWFVVMIKPFCKGNMFRMFITGCVILVISLYVAGDIAPMYTLAAEMAGTHMPEGASAVTNLITGATSIVAWIVTKIGLLF; encoded by the coding sequence ATGTTTGATTGGTTTTTAGCAGGTTTTAATGCCTTTATTGATCTTGGCGCTGCGGTTATGATGCCTATCATATTCTTTATATTAGGCCTTATAGTCAAAGTTAAACCATCAACAGCATTAAAATCCGGACTTCTTATGGGGGTTGGCTTTGAAGGAATTGGCGTAATGGTTGGTTTAATGTTGGATGGTTTGAGTCCAGCAGCAAATGCAATTGTCGACCGTTTAGGATTAAATCTAACAGTAGTAGATGTTGGTTGGCCAGTAGCTGCACAAATAGGCTGGGGAACCGCCATAGTTCCATTTGCAGTAATCGGAGCTATTGTAATTAACATTATATTTTTGGCATTTAAATGGACTCGTGTTGTCAATATAGATTTATATAACTTTAATCACTTTATGATTATAGGCGCTATTATTTACGCAGGCACTGGAAATTTACTTGCAGGTATAGTATGTTGTCTTGTAGTTTCAACATTAGCTCTGATTTTAGGAGATAAGGTTGCAGATAAAATAGTTGAAGATACCGGCGTCGAAAATGTTACTTATGTAAATGCTTTTGCCGGAATGCAAGTTCCCGTTGCAATGGCCGTTAATAAAATAATTGAAAAAATTCCCAAAGTTCGCGATATAAACATGAGTTCTGCAGCTATTAATAAAAGATTTGGAATCGTCGGAGAACCGATTGCATTAGGATTAATAATGGGTGTCATTCTAGGTATTGGTGCAGGATTTGACATAAACACTATCCTTCAGCTTTCTATTAAGATATCTGCTGCGATGGTATTGCTACCTAAAATGGTAGGTATTTTAGTAGAAGGATTAGAGCCCATCAAAGAGGCCATGAAAGAAATGCTCAAGAAGAAAATGCCTGATAGAGATATTTTTTTAGCACTCGATGTTGGCATGATGATTACTGACGAAACTTTAGCAGTTGGTATTTTATTGATTCCAGTAGCATTATTACTTGCTGTTATTCTTCCGGGAAATAAAGTATTGCCACTTGTAGATTTGTCCTCATTATTCTGGTTTGTAGTAATGATTAAACCCTTCTGTAAGGGAAATATGTTTAGAATGTTTATTACCGGTTGCGTAATCCTGGTAATTTCATTATATGTTGCAGGAGATATCGCACCTATGTATACTTTAGCAGCGGAAATGGCTGGAACTCATATGCCAGAAGGTGCATCAGCTGTAACAAATTTGATCACAGGTGCAACATCTATAGTTGCCTGGATAGTCACTAAAATTGGTTTATTATTTTAA
- a CDS encoding substrate-binding domain-containing protein has translation MLNKFFKIAILSGTLICLATGCAAGADDGTLTIGYMSTNLSNEYQVTMLDGAEAKAAELNIKLITQDGQGDAAKQLSQMEQLISQQVDAIVMAPYDKDACAPAVTKAKESGIPLVIVDSTVNNIEEAVAFVGADETVVGNLAMSTLAEAIGKSGDIMMIRGPIGNSAEMGRSTGALAALDKYPNVNLAIDEPADWDREKAMKLMENKLHGDFDIVGVLAQNDEMAIGAQKAIEAVGKQNEIKVIGIDAIPDALTAVEEGKLIATIYSSPELKAEIALEVAVAAANGESVESEYFAEFVLINKDNVANYK, from the coding sequence ATGTTAAATAAATTTTTTAAAATAGCAATATTATCAGGAACTTTAATTTGCTTAGCAACTGGATGTGCAGCTGGAGCAGATGACGGCACATTAACAATTGGATACATGAGTACAAATTTATCAAATGAATATCAAGTCACAATGTTAGATGGTGCTGAAGCAAAAGCAGCAGAACTTAACATCAAATTAATTACTCAAGATGGGCAAGGAGATGCTGCAAAACAGCTTAGTCAAATGGAGCAACTAATTTCACAACAAGTAGACGCCATAGTTATGGCCCCTTATGATAAAGATGCCTGCGCACCAGCTGTAACTAAAGCAAAAGAATCTGGAATACCACTTGTTATAGTTGATTCTACAGTTAATAATATTGAAGAGGCAGTTGCATTCGTTGGTGCAGATGAAACTGTTGTGGGAAATTTGGCAATGTCGACATTAGCCGAAGCAATTGGAAAATCTGGAGATATTATGATGATTCGCGGTCCTATTGGAAACTCCGCAGAAATGGGAAGAAGTACTGGAGCTTTAGCGGCATTGGATAAATATCCAAATGTAAACTTAGCAATTGATGAACCTGCTGATTGGGATAGAGAAAAAGCAATGAAACTTATGGAAAATAAACTTCATGGAGACTTTGATATTGTTGGCGTCTTAGCTCAAAATGATGAAATGGCAATAGGTGCACAAAAAGCCATTGAAGCAGTTGGAAAGCAAAACGAAATTAAGGTTATTGGCATAGATGCTATCCCTGATGCATTAACAGCAGTTGAGGAAGGCAAATTAATTGCAACAATCTACTCAAGCCCAGAGCTAAAAGCTGAAATAGCCTTAGAGGTTGCTGTTGCCGCAGCAAATGGTGAATCTGTTGAGAGCGAATACTTCGCTGAATTTGTGCTTATTAACAAAGATAATGTAGCTAATTACAAATAA
- a CDS encoding uroporphyrinogen decarboxylase family protein — protein MMNPRENMLRAIKNDRPEYVPNALEHLIEVKCPTCERPIKAGFDIWGVEWAYDPHAEGGTYVAHGSKIIHNIDNWRAELKIPDLDKDVDWSYITQNWGEFPLDVASIDYENNVVMGLVEMGVFERLYLLFGMEEALMNFITHPEEMAKIAEVIADYKIKVIQRFAKEIKLDMIWYGDDWGTQNNLFMPPETWRQCIKPATKRIYDAIHDLGLIVNQHSCGNIAKIFDDMVDMGADVWNMCQPCNDLGKLKQQLGDRKFCFSGGLDSQFVLNKPGATPDDVRAEVRLRMKQLKGTNGGYIAGPSHEVPYAKEMLDAMFDELDKTKFYDYTK, from the coding sequence ATGATGAATCCAAGAGAGAATATGTTAAGAGCAATTAAAAACGATAGACCTGAATATGTTCCAAATGCACTTGAACATCTTATTGAAGTTAAATGTCCTACCTGTGAAAGACCCATTAAAGCTGGTTTTGATATTTGGGGCGTTGAATGGGCTTATGATCCACACGCAGAAGGTGGCACGTATGTCGCACATGGTTCTAAAATTATTCATAATATTGACAATTGGCGTGCAGAACTCAAAATTCCTGATTTAGATAAAGATGTCGATTGGAGCTATATTACCCAAAATTGGGGTGAATTTCCGCTCGATGTTGCTTCTATCGACTACGAAAACAATGTTGTAATGGGCCTTGTAGAAATGGGTGTATTCGAAAGATTGTATTTACTGTTTGGAATGGAAGAAGCTTTAATGAACTTTATTACTCACCCAGAAGAAATGGCAAAAATTGCAGAAGTTATAGCCGATTACAAAATCAAGGTTATACAGAGATTTGCTAAAGAAATCAAACTAGATATGATTTGGTATGGCGATGACTGGGGTACGCAAAATAATTTATTTATGCCTCCAGAGACTTGGAGACAATGCATTAAGCCTGCTACTAAACGTATTTATGATGCTATTCATGACTTAGGTTTAATTGTAAACCAACATTCTTGTGGCAACATTGCAAAAATCTTCGACGATATGGTAGACATGGGCGCAGATGTATGGAATATGTGCCAACCTTGTAACGATCTAGGTAAACTTAAGCAGCAATTAGGTGATAGAAAGTTCTGCTTCTCTGGTGGGCTCGATAGTCAATTTGTGCTTAATAAGCCTGGTGCAACTCCAGATGATGTGAGGGCAGAAGTTCGATTGCGTATGAAACAATTAAAGGGTACTAATGGCGGATATATTGCAGGTCCTAGTCACGAAGTTCCATATGCCAAAGAAATGCTTGACGCTATGTTTGATGAGCTTGACAAAACTAAATTTTATGATTATACAAAATAA
- a CDS encoding ABC transporter permease: protein MLKVAFSKNHKIFLEKYGILIAFLALFIVMAAMRPHTFLTINNQLNIVRQVSINGIMAIGMTFVIITGGIDLSVGSMLAYASIVACRFAHPGEYPIIVPIVIALVIGSFLGSINGIIIAKGKVAPFIATLGMMTVARGLTQLFNGGRPINNLSDTFNFIGGGSVGGIPLPVIIFVCVIALGWFLLHHTRFGRYVYAIGGNETTAKVSGINVNKIYILVYTLMGLLSALSGIVLSARVETATVIAGTGYELDAIAAVIIGGTSAAGGKGTIFGTIIGVLIMGVLSNGLDLIGVSSYYQQIIKGIIIVGAVLLDKKK, encoded by the coding sequence ATGTTAAAAGTTGCTTTTTCTAAAAATCATAAAATTTTTCTGGAAAAATACGGAATTTTAATTGCATTTTTAGCTTTATTTATCGTTATGGCTGCTATGCGTCCTCATACTTTTTTAACTATTAATAATCAATTAAATATCGTTAGACAAGTATCTATTAACGGAATTATGGCAATTGGTATGACGTTTGTAATTATCACAGGAGGGATTGATCTAAGTGTAGGCTCAATGCTTGCTTATGCATCGATTGTCGCCTGCAGATTTGCACATCCTGGAGAATATCCGATTATAGTTCCTATAGTAATTGCATTGGTAATTGGTTCATTTTTGGGCAGTATCAATGGCATAATTATCGCGAAAGGCAAAGTTGCCCCCTTTATCGCAACACTTGGAATGATGACTGTGGCAAGAGGATTAACCCAACTTTTCAATGGAGGCAGACCCATAAATAATTTATCTGATACATTTAATTTTATTGGTGGGGGAAGTGTTGGAGGCATTCCACTTCCAGTAATTATATTTGTATGCGTTATTGCATTAGGATGGTTTCTGTTACATCACACTCGCTTTGGCAGATATGTATATGCCATTGGAGGTAACGAAACTACAGCCAAAGTTTCCGGAATTAACGTTAATAAAATTTATATTCTTGTATATACATTGATGGGACTATTATCAGCCTTATCAGGCATTGTACTATCAGCAAGAGTTGAAACTGCAACTGTTATTGCGGGAACAGGATATGAACTCGATGCCATTGCAGCAGTAATTATTGGGGGTACCAGTGCAGCTGGGGGCAAAGGTACAATATTTGGTACAATAATTGGAGTTTTAATTATGGGAGTTCTTAGTAATGGACTCGATTTAATAGGAGTTTCATCTTATTATCAACAAATTATTAAAGGTATTATCATAGTAGGTGCTGTTTTATTAGATAAGAAAAAGTAA
- a CDS encoding glycerol dehydrogenase encodes MANIIISPSKYVQGKNEMAQLGSYVKDYGKKSLILISESGIKRFMAVIEKTLLDQDITPIFETFKGESSKNEINRLQELFDKNNCDNVIGVGGGKILDTAKAVAYYKKCPIIILPTVASTDAPCSALTVIYSDQGVFEEYLFLPQNPNLVLVDTQVITDAPARLLISGMGDALATYFEARACKISGATSCAGGESTLAAQGIGKLCYETLINYGYKAKIAIEQKICTKAVENIIEANTLLSGIGFESGGLAAAHAIHNGFTVMEECHNMYHGEKVAFGTIVQLVLEDAPELSDVINFCKSVGLPTTLKQLGIKKINPNKIKQVAQAATASTETIHNLPFKVTADDVYGAILITDALGQ; translated from the coding sequence ATGGCAAATATAATTATATCACCATCAAAATATGTCCAAGGTAAAAATGAAATGGCACAACTAGGTTCATATGTAAAAGATTATGGCAAAAAATCATTAATTTTGATTAGTGAATCGGGCATAAAACGCTTTATGGCTGTTATAGAAAAAACGCTCCTAGACCAAGATATTACTCCTATATTTGAAACATTTAAGGGAGAATCTAGCAAAAACGAAATCAATAGACTTCAAGAACTTTTCGATAAAAACAATTGCGATAATGTCATTGGTGTTGGTGGCGGAAAAATTCTGGATACCGCAAAAGCAGTAGCATACTATAAAAAATGTCCAATAATCATTCTTCCTACCGTCGCTTCTACTGATGCTCCATGTAGCGCGCTTACTGTTATATACTCTGACCAAGGTGTTTTTGAAGAGTATCTATTTTTGCCACAAAATCCAAATTTAGTTTTAGTTGATACTCAAGTAATTACTGATGCTCCAGCAAGACTTTTAATTTCGGGAATGGGAGATGCGTTAGCCACATACTTTGAGGCAAGGGCCTGCAAAATTTCTGGTGCTACATCTTGTGCCGGAGGCGAATCCACTCTTGCAGCTCAAGGTATTGGCAAATTATGTTATGAAACATTAATAAATTATGGTTATAAAGCCAAAATTGCTATTGAACAAAAAATTTGTACTAAAGCAGTTGAAAACATTATAGAAGCAAATACTCTTCTTTCGGGAATTGGATTTGAAAGTGGCGGACTTGCTGCAGCACATGCAATTCACAACGGCTTTACCGTAATGGAGGAATGCCACAATATGTATCATGGTGAAAAAGTTGCTTTTGGTACAATAGTACAATTGGTATTAGAAGATGCTCCAGAACTTTCTGATGTAATCAATTTCTGTAAATCTGTCGGTCTTCCTACTACATTAAAGCAATTAGGCATCAAAAAAATTAATCCTAACAAAATCAAACAAGTTGCGCAAGCAGCAACGGCTTCAACAGAAACTATACACAACTTGCCATTTAAAGTAACTGCCGACGATGTGTATGGTGCAATTTTAATTACAGATGCATTAGGTCAATAA
- a CDS encoding MFS transporter, with protein sequence MSTESNSPVSMKEYVGYFCYGFGQCFNYGLVGTFILFFYTDILGISAAAASIIFLIARVWDAANDPICAGIMDMRTTKEGKFKGYLKIVPIFVAVSTAICFVAPDISIQGKVLYAGITYILWGTVYTVSDIPFWSASTVISGSTREKANLACSANIGVAGGIGMSSILIPLFLQVFESQSNPYIFAVGIFAAIGFIFMMYGYTTIKERVVHHSNEKVTAKDVINVLKINKPLFIILAVFIFKFCYDVVQSIIIYFFTYNLGAPTMMTAFGIIGTVSALGIVVLPLLTKKFRKKDIFIGVCALDIILRAAWFFIGYENITIVMIILSVTAFLNALTIPCVSMMLQETIEYGEVKTGNRCEAIAFSGQTFTGKLAVAFAGAGTGLLLTIIGYNPGGTQTASTLSGIFMAICIVPAIGSLCRLLLLLKYDYTEDKHEADVEYLKSIGKAY encoded by the coding sequence ATGTCAACAGAAAGTAATTCACCTGTATCAATGAAAGAGTATGTGGGATATTTTTGTTATGGATTTGGACAATGCTTTAACTATGGATTGGTAGGAACATTTATTTTATTTTTTTATACTGATATTTTAGGAATTTCAGCAGCGGCAGCGAGCATAATCTTCTTAATTGCACGTGTATGGGACGCTGCAAATGATCCAATTTGTGCTGGTATTATGGATATGCGTACAACTAAAGAAGGTAAATTTAAAGGCTATTTAAAAATAGTACCCATATTTGTTGCAGTATCTACTGCTATATGTTTTGTTGCACCAGATATTTCCATCCAAGGAAAAGTCCTCTATGCTGGTATTACATACATTCTTTGGGGAACTGTATACACAGTTTCAGATATTCCATTTTGGTCTGCATCAACTGTGATTTCCGGAAGCACTCGCGAAAAAGCTAACCTTGCATGTTCAGCTAATATCGGAGTAGCAGGTGGAATCGGTATGTCCAGTATTTTGATCCCCTTATTTTTGCAAGTATTCGAAAGCCAATCTAATCCATATATATTTGCAGTTGGAATTTTTGCAGCTATTGGATTTATATTTATGATGTATGGATACACTACAATCAAAGAACGCGTAGTCCATCATTCAAACGAAAAAGTTACAGCTAAAGATGTTATCAATGTTTTAAAAATTAACAAGCCTTTATTTATTATTCTAGCAGTATTTATATTTAAATTTTGCTATGATGTAGTTCAAAGTATTATCATTTACTTCTTTACTTATAACCTCGGTGCACCTACAATGATGACAGCTTTTGGCATTATTGGTACAGTTAGTGCGTTAGGAATAGTTGTATTGCCCTTACTTACCAAGAAATTTCGCAAAAAAGATATTTTTATAGGAGTTTGCGCATTAGATATTATTTTGAGGGCTGCCTGGTTTTTCATTGGGTATGAGAATATAACTATTGTTATGATAATTTTATCCGTTACAGCATTTTTAAATGCCTTAACAATTCCTTGTGTATCAATGATGCTACAAGAGACTATTGAATATGGCGAAGTTAAAACTGGCAATCGTTGCGAAGCAATTGCATTTAGTGGGCAAACATTTACTGGTAAATTAGCCGTTGCATTTGCAGGGGCAGGTACAGGACTTCTTTTAACCATTATTGGATATAATCCTGGAGGCACCCAAACAGCTTCAACACTTTCTGGTATTTTCATGGCAATTTGCATTGTTCCTGCAATTGGTTCATTATGCAGACTATTGCTTTTGCTTAAGTATGATTATACTGAAGATAAACACGAAGCGGATGTTGAATATCTTAAAAGCATCGGTAAAGCTTATTAA
- a CDS encoding DUF1343 domain-containing protein, translating into MAKVILGIDRLAEFMYLFDNKRVGLITNPTGINSDFISTIDLFAQYTNLTALYSPEHGVRGNIQAGQKVESYIDAKTGTKVWTLYGKNKKPTQDMLIDVDILVYDIQDVGSRLYTYLYTLAYCMQACKEWGKEIIVFDRPNPVGGSAVEGNLVHKEFRSFIGLYPIPYRYGLTIGEIALYFNSEFNINTQLTVVKMKNWTRDMYYDNTGLNWIMPSPNMPTLNTALLYNATCIFEGTNISEGRGTTIPFELVGAPWLNAEELAIALNEKSLPGIYFRPIYFTPTFSKYENQLCQGVQLHIINRDEIQPIKIALYLLKEIRQRNSDKFKFAAPYTATGKPMIDYNTGTDTVRTSDFNPEALYIKWESENKQYKKDKSKYHLY; encoded by the coding sequence ATGGCAAAAGTTATATTAGGTATCGATAGACTTGCAGAATTTATGTATTTATTTGACAATAAGCGAGTTGGGCTCATTACAAATCCAACAGGAATAAATAGTGATTTTATATCCACAATTGATTTATTTGCACAATATACAAATTTAACAGCATTATACTCTCCAGAACATGGTGTTCGCGGAAATATTCAAGCGGGTCAAAAAGTTGAATCTTATATTGATGCTAAAACTGGTACCAAAGTATGGACTTTATATGGCAAAAATAAAAAACCAACTCAGGATATGCTTATAGATGTTGATATATTAGTTTATGATATTCAAGATGTTGGATCACGACTTTATACCTACTTGTATACATTAGCTTATTGTATGCAAGCATGCAAAGAATGGGGCAAAGAAATAATAGTATTTGACAGACCTAACCCCGTAGGCGGTTCTGCAGTGGAAGGAAATTTAGTTCACAAAGAATTTAGATCATTTATCGGACTATATCCTATTCCTTATAGATATGGACTTACAATTGGCGAAATAGCTCTGTATTTTAATTCAGAATTTAATATTAATACCCAATTAACCGTAGTAAAAATGAAAAATTGGACACGCGATATGTACTATGATAACACCGGATTAAATTGGATTATGCCCTCCCCCAATATGCCTACTCTCAATACTGCTCTATTATATAATGCCACCTGCATATTTGAAGGAACTAATATTTCTGAGGGACGTGGCACTACCATTCCATTTGAACTCGTTGGAGCCCCTTGGCTCAATGCAGAAGAACTAGCCATTGCTTTAAATGAAAAATCGTTACCAGGTATATATTTTAGACCTATATATTTTACACCTACCTTTTCCAAGTATGAAAACCAATTATGTCAAGGGGTACAGCTTCATATTATCAATCGTGATGAAATTCAACCTATAAAAATTGCATTATATTTATTAAAAGAAATTCGTCAGCGCAATTCAGATAAATTTAAATTTGCTGCACCATATACAGCAACTGGAAAACCAATGATTGATTATAACACAGGGACCGATACAGTGCGCACATCAGATTTTAATCCCGAAGCATTATATATCAAATGGGAATCTGAAAATAAACAATATAAAAAAGATAAATCTAAATATCATCTATACTAA